The Pelobates fuscus isolate aPelFus1 chromosome 2, aPelFus1.pri, whole genome shotgun sequence genome has a segment encoding these proteins:
- the TBPL1 gene encoding TATA box-binding protein-like 1 codes for MDADNDVALDILITNVVCVFRTRCHLNLRKIALEGTNVIYKREVGKVLMKLRKPRITATIWSSGKIICTGATSEEEAKFGARRLARCLQKLGFHVKFTEYKVVNVLAVCTMPFEIRLPEFTKKNRPHASYEPELHPAVCYRIKTLRSTLQIFSTGSITVTGPDVKSVATAVEQIYPYVFESRKELCK; via the exons ATGGATGCAGATAATGATGTGGCACTGGATATTTTAATCACTAATGTGGTATGTGTATTCCGGACAAGATGCCACTTGAATTTAAGGAAGATTGCTTTGGAGGGAACAAACGTTATTTACAAGCGTGAAGTTGGA aaggTGTTGATGAAACTTAGAAAGCCCAGAATTACTGCAACAATTTGGTCTTCAGGAAAAATAATTTGCACAGGAGCTACCAG TGAAGAAGAGGCGAAGTTTGGTGCTAGACGTTTGGCACGTTGTCTACAAAAGCTTGGTTTCCAT GTAAAATTCACAGAGTATAAAGTGGTAAATGTCCTTGCAGTCTGTACCATGCCATTTGAAATAAGACTTCCAGAATTTACAAAGAAGAATCGCCCTCATGCTAG TTATGAGCCTGAACTTCACCCTGCAGTTTGCTATAGAATAAAGACTCTGAGATCAACTTTACAGATCTTCTCGACCGGAAGTATTACAGTAACAG GCCCTGATGTGAAATCTGTTGCCACTGCCGTGGAGCAAATTTATCCTTATGTGTTTGAAAGCAGGAAGGAGCTTTGTAAATAA